One genomic segment of Culturomica massiliensis includes these proteins:
- a CDS encoding alpha/beta fold hydrolase — protein MQKIIYPTLILLSLMACDNKNETPASKSYKTPEIKLTSDVMTPDVLWSFGRVSTPAISPDGTKAVYSITYFNKEEDRSYTDLYIMNLSDGSAVQITDTDYNESDPTWRPDGQKIAYLAKGQVWEINPDGSDNRQITDIKGGINGYLYAPDMSKIAYFRDVKLEPAVEDIYPDLPKAKARIINDQFYRHWNDWVEGYSHIFIADYTPARIITDGKDIMEGEKWESPVRPWGGVEQLAWTKDGKKMIYTSRKKYGLDYAFSTNTDLYAYNTEDGTTTNLTEGMMGYDKNPVISPDGRHMAWESMERDGYEADKIRLFVMDLTTGEKKEYTKDFDQNAEHLAWDNDNNTIWFISDHHATDEIYSLNTTTGEIKKHTDGIHNYTSVAPVGGSLITTQVSMSKPAEIYRTDPATGKDEELSFINKSILDQLEMGKVEKRWVKTTDNKDMLVWMIYPPHFDANKKYPAILYCEGGPQSTVSQFWSYRWNFQQMAANGYIIVAPNRRGLPGFGQEWLEQISGDYSGQNIRDYLSAIDDAKKEPYIDENRLGCVGASYGGYSVYYLAGHHNKRFKAFIAHCGIFDLESQYCETEEMWFANWDMGGAPWDKNNKIAQRTYANSPHKFVGNWDTPILVIHGQKDYRIDVSQGMSAFNAARMRGIPAQFLYFPEECHWVTGCQDGILWQRTFKAWLDKWLKE, from the coding sequence ATGCAAAAAATAATTTATCCTACTTTAATCTTATTATCCCTCATGGCTTGTGATAATAAAAACGAAACGCCAGCTTCCAAAAGCTACAAGACACCGGAAATCAAGCTTACGTCAGACGTCATGACTCCGGATGTACTCTGGTCTTTCGGTCGTGTCAGTACCCCGGCAATCTCTCCCGACGGAACAAAAGCCGTATACAGTATCACATACTTCAATAAGGAAGAAGACCGGTCCTATACCGATTTATACATTATGAATCTGTCCGACGGTAGTGCCGTTCAGATTACCGATACAGATTACAACGAATCCGATCCGACCTGGAGACCGGACGGTCAGAAAATCGCTTACCTGGCCAAAGGACAAGTTTGGGAAATCAATCCCGACGGAAGCGATAACCGGCAGATTACAGATATCAAAGGAGGTATCAACGGTTATCTGTACGCGCCGGATATGAGTAAAATCGCCTATTTCCGGGATGTCAAACTGGAGCCTGCGGTAGAAGATATATATCCGGACCTGCCGAAAGCCAAAGCCCGGATCATCAACGATCAGTTCTATCGTCATTGGAACGATTGGGTGGAAGGCTATTCCCATATCTTTATCGCAGATTACACACCGGCCCGAATCATCACCGACGGTAAAGACATTATGGAAGGTGAAAAATGGGAATCCCCGGTACGTCCCTGGGGAGGTGTCGAGCAACTGGCATGGACGAAAGACGGGAAAAAAATGATTTACACTTCCCGGAAAAAATACGGACTTGACTATGCTTTCTCTACCAATACCGATCTTTACGCATACAATACGGAAGACGGAACAACAACCAACCTGACGGAAGGTATGATGGGATACGATAAAAATCCGGTTATTTCTCCCGACGGCCGGCATATGGCCTGGGAAAGTATGGAGCGGGACGGTTACGAAGCCGACAAAATACGCCTCTTTGTCATGGACCTGACGACAGGAGAAAAGAAAGAATATACCAAAGACTTCGACCAAAATGCAGAGCATCTGGCCTGGGATAATGACAACAACACCATCTGGTTTATTTCCGATCACCACGCCACAGATGAAATCTACTCATTAAATACCACTACAGGAGAAATCAAAAAGCATACGGACGGCATCCACAATTATACCTCTGTTGCCCCGGTAGGCGGTAGTTTGATCACCACCCAGGTATCTATGAGCAAGCCGGCAGAAATTTACCGGACCGATCCGGCTACCGGTAAAGACGAAGAATTGTCTTTCATTAACAAATCCATACTTGATCAACTCGAAATGGGTAAAGTGGAAAAACGTTGGGTGAAAACAACCGACAACAAAGACATGCTGGTATGGATGATCTATCCTCCTCATTTCGATGCCAATAAGAAATATCCGGCAATCCTGTATTGTGAAGGAGGTCCGCAAAGCACAGTCAGCCAGTTCTGGAGTTATCGCTGGAATTTCCAGCAAATGGCAGCTAACGGTTACATCATTGTAGCTCCCAACCGCCGGGGGCTTCCCGGTTTCGGTCAGGAATGGCTGGAACAAATCAGTGGAGATTACTCCGGACAAAACATCCGGGATTACCTGTCGGCCATAGACGATGCCAAAAAAGAACCGTATATTGATGAAAACCGGTTGGGTTGTGTCGGGGCTTCTTACGGCGGATATTCCGTATATTATCTGGCCGGACATCACAATAAACGCTTTAAAGCCTTCATCGCACACTGCGGTATCTTCGATCTCGAAAGCCAATACTGTGAAACAGAAGAAATGTGGTTTGCCAATTGGGACATGGGCGGTGCCCCCTGGGACAAAAACAATAAAATCGCCCAACGTACTTATGCCAACTCTCCGCACAAATTTGTCGGCAACTGGGATACCCCTATACTTGTGATTCACGGACAAAAAGATTACCGCATCGATGTCTCACAGGGTATGTCGGCCTTCAATGCGGCCCGGATGCGTGGTATTCCGGCACAATTCCTATATTTCCCGGAAGAATGCCACTGGGTAACCGGCTGTCAGGACGGCATCCTTTGGCAACGGACATTCAAAGCCTGGCTCGATAAGTGGTTAAAAGAATAA
- a CDS encoding dipeptidyl-peptidase 3 family protein translates to MKKITIMVAAALALGGCKQTPQQQAASPYQPLADQYAEFTLTTDVSKLSENEKKMLPILMKAADIMENIFWQNAYGNKQALMDTVTDPYLKKYLAINYGPWDRLNGNTPFIKGIGAKPLGANFYPTDMTTEEFNALQDPRKTDWYSILRRDENGQLKVLSYHEAYPEEVKQASELLKQAAELAEDAGLKKYLGLRAEALLTDDYLASDLAWMDMQNNTLDIVIGPIETYEDALYGYKASHSGQILVKDKEWSRKLSLYAQYLPKLQANLPVAEAYKTEKANANPDMNAYDVIYYAGDCNAGSKNIAINLPNDPRVHAAKGSRKLQLKNAMQAKFDKILVPIAGLVITPEQQKHVKFDAFFENTMFHEVAHGLGVNYTIGDKQDVRSALKNNYTSIEEGKADILGLYCIGKLTEWGIIQDKDLMDNYVTFVAGIFRSSRFGAASAHGKANMMQFAHFMESGAISRNEETGYYTVDFEKMKQDIATIAGEYITLEGDGAYEKAGQLIAEKGIVTPTLQNDLDKIAGAGIPTDIFFKQGIDVLGLNN, encoded by the coding sequence ATGAAAAAAATAACAATTATGGTGGCAGCAGCACTGGCCCTGGGAGGATGTAAACAAACTCCCCAACAACAAGCCGCTTCCCCTTATCAGCCATTGGCAGACCAATACGCAGAATTTACCCTGACGACAGACGTCAGCAAACTGTCGGAAAACGAGAAAAAAATGCTTCCGATTCTGATGAAAGCGGCAGATATCATGGAAAATATTTTCTGGCAGAATGCCTACGGCAACAAACAGGCACTAATGGATACGGTAACCGATCCTTATCTGAAAAAATACCTGGCAATCAATTACGGTCCGTGGGACCGGCTCAACGGTAATACCCCCTTTATAAAGGGTATCGGTGCAAAACCGCTGGGTGCCAACTTCTACCCTACGGACATGACAACCGAAGAATTCAATGCCCTGCAAGACCCACGTAAAACCGACTGGTATAGCATCCTCCGCCGGGACGAAAACGGTCAACTGAAAGTGCTTTCCTACCACGAAGCCTATCCGGAAGAAGTAAAACAAGCTTCAGAATTATTGAAGCAAGCAGCAGAACTGGCCGAAGATGCCGGACTGAAAAAATACCTCGGACTGCGCGCCGAAGCCTTGCTGACAGATGATTACCTGGCAAGCGATCTGGCTTGGATGGACATGCAGAACAACACGCTCGACATCGTCATCGGTCCGATAGAAACTTACGAAGACGCTCTCTACGGCTACAAAGCCTCACATTCCGGACAAATATTGGTAAAAGACAAAGAATGGAGCCGTAAATTATCACTCTACGCCCAATACCTGCCGAAATTACAGGCAAACTTACCGGTAGCGGAAGCCTATAAAACGGAAAAGGCAAACGCCAACCCGGACATGAATGCCTACGATGTCATTTATTATGCCGGAGACTGCAATGCCGGAAGCAAAAACATCGCTATCAACCTGCCCAACGACCCGCGGGTACACGCAGCCAAGGGAAGCCGCAAACTACAGTTAAAAAATGCTATGCAGGCAAAATTCGACAAGATTTTGGTTCCGATTGCCGGTTTGGTGATTACTCCGGAACAACAAAAACATGTCAAATTCGATGCATTTTTTGAAAATACCATGTTCCATGAGGTGGCCCATGGATTAGGAGTAAATTATACGATCGGCGACAAACAAGACGTACGATCAGCTCTGAAAAACAATTATACCTCCATCGAAGAAGGAAAGGCCGATATTTTAGGGTTATATTGTATTGGCAAACTGACCGAATGGGGCATTATTCAGGACAAAGACCTGATGGACAACTATGTCACCTTCGTTGCAGGCATATTCCGTTCCAGCCGCTTTGGAGCTGCCAGTGCCCACGGCAAAGCCAACATGATGCAATTCGCCCATTTCATGGAAAGCGGTGCCATCAGCCGGAATGAAGAAACCGGTTATTACACCGTAGATTTTGAAAAAATGAAACAAGATATTGCAACAATTGCCGGAGAATATATCACACTGGAAGGAGACGGAGCTTATGAAAAGGCCGGACAATTGATTGCAGAAAAAGGGATTGTCACACCGACCTTACAAAACGACCTCGATAAAATCGCAGGAGCAGGTATTCCGACCGATATCTTTTTCAAACAAGGTATAGATGTGCTCGGATTAAACAATTAA
- a CDS encoding SGNH/GDSL hydrolase family protein, with translation MKLKCILLFVGLLAGQGLVAQSSPDWANLSRFKEENLQLGRPSRNESRVVFMGNSITEGWIRNRPEFFSGNKYINRGISGQTTPQMLVRFRQDVIALQPAVVVILAGTNDIAGNTGPSTLEMIEDNLASMTEIAQANGIQVVLCSVLPVADYPWAPGLEPAEKIVELNAWIKKYAVRHGAIYLDYYTSVVDAQKGMKAEYSEDGVHPNVAGYNVMEPLAKKAVKKALSRVK, from the coding sequence ATGAAGTTGAAATGTATACTCTTATTTGTCGGACTGCTTGCCGGACAAGGATTAGTTGCGCAAAGCAGTCCGGATTGGGCGAATCTGTCCCGTTTTAAGGAGGAGAATCTCCAATTGGGGCGTCCGTCCAGAAATGAATCACGTGTGGTGTTTATGGGGAATTCCATCACGGAAGGATGGATACGGAATCGTCCGGAGTTTTTTTCCGGGAATAAATACATCAACCGGGGCATCAGCGGACAGACGACACCGCAGATGCTGGTACGCTTCCGTCAGGATGTGATAGCCCTGCAGCCTGCTGTTGTTGTGATTTTGGCCGGTACGAACGATATTGCCGGGAATACCGGTCCGTCTACGTTGGAAATGATAGAGGATAATCTGGCTTCCATGACCGAGATTGCACAAGCGAACGGAATACAGGTCGTGTTGTGTTCTGTGTTGCCCGTTGCTGATTATCCGTGGGCTCCCGGTTTGGAACCTGCTGAAAAGATTGTCGAATTGAATGCCTGGATAAAAAAATATGCAGTCCGTCACGGAGCAATTTATCTTGATTATTATACGTCTGTCGTTGATGCTCAGAAAGGAATGAAGGCAGAATATTCCGAAGATGGGGTTCATCCGAATGTTGCCGGCTATAATGTGATGGAACCGCTGGCTAAAAAGGCGGTGAAAAAAGCTTTGTCAAGGGTGAAATAG
- a CDS encoding inositol monophosphatase family protein has product MEHIYDNEIFLQSAISWVKEMGKIHLRYFRGNELDIHTKSNVSDVVTRADKESETWLLEQIALCFPEHSVLGEESGVHEGKGEFCWVVDPLDGTNNYSQGLPVFTVSIGLQYKGKTVVGVVYAPYLNELYTAVRGKGAFFNGRPLHVSEKTELDVSVLGTGFPYDKGTNPANNIANLAAILPGLRGMRRMGSAAYDLCCVAAGFLDGYWELNLSLWDICAGALIVEEAGGVVRSFREDRHISIIAANPVMAGKIAAIIK; this is encoded by the coding sequence ATGGAACACATTTACGACAATGAGATTTTTTTACAGTCTGCTATAAGCTGGGTGAAAGAAATGGGAAAAATTCATTTGAGGTATTTCCGGGGAAATGAATTGGATATACATACCAAATCGAATGTGTCGGATGTGGTGACCCGGGCGGATAAAGAAAGTGAAACCTGGTTGCTGGAACAAATAGCGTTGTGTTTTCCGGAACATAGTGTTTTGGGAGAAGAAAGCGGGGTACATGAAGGGAAGGGAGAGTTTTGTTGGGTGGTCGATCCTTTGGACGGTACCAATAACTACAGCCAGGGACTTCCGGTTTTTACGGTGTCGATTGGTTTGCAGTATAAAGGAAAAACGGTTGTTGGAGTTGTTTATGCTCCTTATTTGAATGAGTTATATACGGCAGTGAGAGGAAAGGGAGCGTTTTTTAACGGACGACCTCTTCATGTGTCTGAAAAAACGGAATTGGATGTTTCTGTTTTGGGAACCGGATTTCCCTATGATAAAGGGACAAATCCGGCTAATAATATTGCGAATCTGGCGGCTATATTGCCGGGGTTGAGGGGTATGCGGCGTATGGGGTCGGCTGCTTATGATCTGTGTTGTGTGGCTGCCGGATTTCTGGATGGTTATTGGGAGTTGAATCTGTCTTTGTGGGATATATGTGCCGGTGCTTTAATTGTCGAAGAAGCGGGAGGAGTAGTACGTTCTTTCCGGGAAGATCGTCATATCTCGATTATTGCAGCGAATCCGGTTATGGCTGGAAAAATTGCAGCCATTATAAAATAA
- a CDS encoding TIGR03905 family TSCPD domain-containing protein, which yields MKKTIHYTTNGVCSVFIDIVVEDGIVEDVYFEGGCNGNLQGISLLIKGMKVDEVIARLEGIHCGSKMTSCPDQLTKALRQLKAQE from the coding sequence ATGAAGAAGACAATACATTATACGACAAACGGTGTCTGTTCGGTGTTTATCGATATTGTTGTGGAGGACGGGATTGTGGAGGATGTATATTTTGAAGGGGGATGCAACGGTAATTTGCAAGGGATTTCTTTGTTGATAAAGGGAATGAAGGTGGATGAGGTGATTGCACGTCTGGAAGGGATACATTGCGGAAGTAAGATGACTTCCTGTCCGGATCAACTGACCAAAGCCTTGCGCCAGTTGAAAGCACAAGAGTAG
- a CDS encoding histidinol-phosphatase produces MPNLTNYHSHCSFCDGKAPLEAFVESAVGLGFTSYGVSSHAPLPFPAKWALEQERVGDYLAEIERLKKKFCGQIELYAAMEIDYLNEEQHPAIDYFQQLSLDYRIGSVHIVYTPEGKMIDTDTNAENFKQILEQDFRGDLKQLVAIYFESSMRMLEYGGFDFVGHANKISYNVEQCDPFLTQGEWYKKKLTDFFALVAEKELRVEINTKAYLSKGCFFPRIENWKILKKFNIPIVVNSDAHRPELVNAGRMEALEALQEMGFRTVGELHAGKWVEMPLEGMGCNF; encoded by the coding sequence ATGCCGAATCTTACGAATTATCATAGTCATTGTTCTTTTTGTGACGGTAAGGCTCCTTTGGAAGCATTTGTTGAGTCAGCGGTGGGGCTGGGGTTTACGAGTTATGGGGTTTCTTCTCATGCACCGCTTCCTTTCCCTGCCAAATGGGCATTGGAGCAGGAACGTGTAGGGGATTATCTGGCCGAAATTGAACGTTTGAAAAAGAAGTTTTGCGGACAAATAGAACTCTATGCGGCAATGGAAATCGATTATCTGAATGAAGAGCAACATCCTGCTATCGATTATTTTCAACAATTGTCTCTGGATTACCGGATCGGTTCCGTTCATATCGTATATACTCCGGAAGGGAAAATGATAGATACCGATACGAATGCAGAGAATTTCAAGCAGATTTTGGAACAGGATTTCCGTGGAGATTTAAAACAGTTGGTGGCTATTTATTTCGAATCTTCGATGCGAATGCTGGAATACGGAGGTTTTGATTTTGTAGGGCATGCAAATAAGATTTCCTATAATGTTGAGCAATGTGACCCGTTTTTGACACAAGGGGAGTGGTATAAAAAGAAGCTGACAGATTTTTTTGCTTTGGTAGCAGAAAAAGAATTAAGAGTCGAGATAAATACGAAGGCTTACTTGTCTAAAGGTTGTTTCTTTCCCCGGATTGAGAATTGGAAAATATTGAAGAAGTTTAATATTCCCATTGTCGTTAATTCGGATGCCCATCGTCCTGAACTGGTAAATGCCGGACGTATGGAGGCTCTTGAGGCTCTTCAGGAGATGGGGTTCCGTACTGTGGGGGAATTACATGCCGGGAAGTGGGTGGAAATGCCGTTGGAAGGAATGGGATGTAATTTTTGA
- a CDS encoding flavin reductase family protein — MENFEEIKPAAITENFIKLIGSDWMLVTAGQREHFNTMTASWGGVGFLWNKPVVFVFIRPQRYTFGFIEQEPMFTLSFFTEAYRSALQLCGTKSGRDTDKVAETGLTPMATEKGNIFFKEAQCVLECKKLYTDDLRPEHFLDKSLAEQWYPAKDYHKMYVAEIVNAWEKK; from the coding sequence ATGGAGAATTTTGAAGAGATAAAACCGGCAGCGATAACCGAGAATTTTATCAAATTGATCGGTAGTGATTGGATGTTGGTAACGGCAGGTCAGAGGGAGCATTTTAATACTATGACGGCCAGTTGGGGAGGAGTCGGATTTTTATGGAATAAACCGGTGGTATTTGTATTTATTCGTCCGCAACGTTATACATTCGGGTTTATTGAACAAGAGCCGATGTTTACCTTGTCTTTTTTTACAGAGGCATACAGGTCTGCATTGCAATTGTGCGGGACAAAGTCCGGAAGGGATACGGATAAAGTGGCGGAAACCGGTTTGACACCGATGGCGACAGAAAAAGGGAACATTTTTTTTAAAGAAGCCCAATGTGTTTTGGAATGTAAGAAATTATACACCGACGATCTTCGGCCGGAGCATTTTCTGGATAAAAGTCTGGCGGAACAATGGTATCCGGCAAAGGATTACCATAAAATGTATGTAGCGGAGATTGTCAATGCGTGGGAGAAAAAGTGA
- the argS gene encoding arginine--tRNA ligase: MTIESLLTAKVIEAVKQCYGAEVTEKDVQLQATRKDFAGDLTVVVFPFTRHSHKSPEETGKELGEYLKRNIDEIRDYNVIKGFLNIVISSAYWIGVLNSVAAELKYGYAKEASGRRYMIEYSSPNTNKPLHLGHIRNNLLGWSVSEIQKANGHEVRMVNLVNDRGIHICKSMIAWQKFAEGATPESAGMKGDHFVGDYYVRFDKEYKAQIKQLREEKGLDEEEAKKQAPILLEAQEMLRKWEAGDEATVSLWRKMNDWVLKGFDETYKLMGVGFDKIYFESQTYKKGRDIVLRGLADGVLYQKDSGSIWADLTGDGLDHKLLLRDDGTSVYMTQDIGTAYERFNEYDMDEMVYVVGNEQNYHFQVLSLICGKLGFPWAGKIKHLSYGMVELPEGKMKSREGTVVDADDLMQEMINTARETSQELGKLEGYSEAEAEDVYRKVALGALKYFILKVDPKKTMMFNPKESIDFNGNTGPFIQYTYARIQSVLRKAAEAGNAVGAADVHIPISDKEQDLIKLVSKLPAVVKEAGDTYSPALLANFSYELSKEFNQFYHDFSILKEENEAVRNFRLLLAKECSEAIKNAMGMLGIEMPDRM, translated from the coding sequence ATGACTATCGAGAGTTTATTGACGGCTAAGGTGATTGAAGCAGTGAAACAGTGTTATGGAGCGGAGGTGACGGAGAAGGATGTACAATTACAAGCGACACGTAAGGATTTTGCAGGCGACCTGACGGTGGTCGTATTTCCCTTTACCCGCCATTCGCATAAATCTCCGGAAGAGACGGGTAAAGAGTTGGGTGAGTATTTGAAACGGAATATAGATGAGATACGGGATTACAATGTTATCAAGGGATTTTTGAATATTGTCATTTCTTCGGCATACTGGATCGGCGTGTTGAACAGTGTTGCGGCAGAGTTGAAATACGGATACGCTAAAGAAGCCAGCGGACGTCGTTATATGATCGAGTATTCTTCTCCGAATACCAATAAACCTTTACATTTGGGGCATATCCGGAATAATCTGCTGGGGTGGTCGGTATCTGAAATACAGAAAGCGAACGGACATGAGGTGAGGATGGTAAATCTGGTAAACGACCGGGGAATTCATATCTGTAAAAGCATGATTGCCTGGCAGAAATTTGCAGAGGGAGCCACTCCGGAATCTGCCGGAATGAAGGGAGACCATTTTGTAGGAGATTATTATGTACGTTTCGATAAGGAATATAAGGCTCAGATAAAGCAGTTGAGGGAGGAGAAAGGATTGGATGAGGAAGAAGCGAAAAAACAGGCTCCGATATTGCTTGAAGCGCAGGAGATGTTGCGGAAGTGGGAAGCCGGTGATGAGGCTACCGTGAGCCTGTGGCGGAAGATGAACGATTGGGTATTGAAAGGTTTTGACGAGACGTATAAACTGATGGGAGTCGGTTTTGATAAAATATATTTTGAATCGCAAACCTATAAAAAGGGACGGGATATCGTATTAAGAGGCTTGGCAGACGGGGTATTGTACCAAAAAGACAGCGGTAGTATATGGGCCGATCTGACGGGGGACGGACTCGATCACAAATTGTTGTTGCGGGACGACGGAACTTCAGTGTATATGACACAGGATATCGGTACGGCTTATGAACGTTTTAACGAATACGATATGGACGAGATGGTTTATGTCGTAGGGAATGAACAGAATTATCATTTTCAGGTGCTTTCTTTGATTTGCGGCAAATTGGGATTTCCCTGGGCCGGTAAGATTAAGCACCTTTCTTATGGAATGGTTGAGTTGCCGGAAGGAAAGATGAAATCCCGGGAAGGAACGGTGGTGGATGCCGACGATCTGATGCAGGAGATGATCAATACGGCTCGTGAAACTTCGCAGGAGTTAGGGAAGCTGGAAGGTTATTCTGAGGCCGAGGCCGAGGATGTATACCGGAAAGTAGCTTTGGGCGCATTGAAATATTTTATTCTGAAAGTCGATCCGAAAAAGACGATGATGTTTAACCCCAAAGAATCGATTGATTTCAATGGCAATACCGGACCTTTTATCCAATATACCTATGCCCGTATACAGTCGGTATTGAGGAAGGCTGCAGAGGCCGGTAATGCTGTCGGCGCGGCGGATGTCCATATTCCTATTTCCGATAAGGAACAGGATTTGATAAAGTTGGTGAGCAAGTTGCCGGCGGTGGTGAAAGAAGCCGGAGATACCTATAGTCCCGCTTTATTGGCCAATTTTTCGTATGAATTGTCTAAGGAGTTCAATCAGTTTTACCATGATTTTTCGATTTTAAAGGAAGAAAATGAGGCTGTCCGGAATTTCCGTTTACTATTGGCTAAAGAATGCAGTGAAGCAATAAAAAATGCAATGGGGATGCTGGGTATTGAAATGCCCGACAGAATGTAA
- a CDS encoding mechanosensitive ion channel family protein, with translation MEEFLGSTSTVSLDVLITKLVDLSVSLGSKLITALIVFLVGRWIIRKLNRLLIKIMEKRQVEASLFSFTRSLVKITLNFILVIILISVLGIETSSFIALFASAGVAIGMALSGTLQNFAGGVMILLFKPFKVGDFIEAQGQSGSVKEIQIFNTIISTPDNKIIIIPNGGLSTGITKNYSKEEMRRVDWEFGIAYGDNYDTAKKVIEKLLASDERILKEPAYFIALNSLGASSVNLVVRAWVKAGDYWDVYFGMNEKVYKTFAEENLNIPFPQMDVHIKNN, from the coding sequence ATGGAAGAATTTTTAGGTAGTACCTCCACGGTTTCTTTGGATGTTCTTATTACCAAACTGGTCGATTTAAGTGTTTCCCTGGGCTCCAAGCTCATAACTGCCCTGATCGTTTTTCTGGTCGGTCGCTGGATCATCCGTAAGCTCAACAGGCTTCTGATAAAAATTATGGAAAAACGTCAGGTTGAAGCTTCCTTGTTCTCCTTCACCCGCAGCCTGGTTAAAATCACGTTAAACTTTATCCTTGTTATCATTCTCATCAGTGTACTGGGAATTGAAACCAGCTCCTTCATCGCCCTCTTTGCTTCTGCCGGCGTTGCCATCGGTATGGCTCTTAGCGGTACTTTACAGAATTTTGCCGGAGGAGTTATGATCTTACTTTTCAAACCGTTCAAAGTCGGAGATTTTATCGAAGCACAAGGACAAAGCGGATCGGTAAAAGAAATCCAGATTTTCAATACAATAATATCAACCCCAGACAATAAGATCATTATCATTCCCAACGGTGGTCTTTCAACCGGCATTACCAAAAACTACTCAAAAGAAGAAATGAGACGTGTCGACTGGGAATTCGGAATCGCTTACGGAGACAACTACGATACGGCCAAAAAAGTCATTGAAAAACTATTGGCATCTGACGAACGTATTCTCAAAGAACCCGCTTATTTTATTGCCCTAAATTCTCTTGGGGCAAGCTCGGTAAACCTTGTTGTCCGTGCCTGGGTAAAAGCAGGTGACTATTGGGACGTATACTTCGGCATGAATGAAAAAGTTTACAAAACCTTCGCCGAAGAAAATCTGAACATTCCGTTCCCGCAAATGGATGTACATATAAAAAACAACTGA
- a CDS encoding BfmA/BtgA family mobilization protein, translating into MDKTNNISPFTTIGIDRQTGKLIDKLCKRYSLKKGEIVRLAFVYIDKACINPSEAPESVKSELVKINKRQDDIIRFIRHYEEEQLTPMIRTANSIVVRFDTIGKSLKTLLLTWLEANQGKQTAVLQKVSEQFGKHADVINQQGKQLNALYQIHQRDYKKLFQLIQLYSELSACGVMDSKLKENLKAEIVNLINI; encoded by the coding sequence ATGGATAAGACCAATAATATATCTCCCTTTACCACCATCGGGATAGACCGACAAACAGGAAAGTTGATAGATAAGCTCTGCAAACGCTATTCACTGAAAAAGGGTGAAATAGTCCGTTTGGCATTTGTCTATATTGATAAAGCGTGTATCAACCCATCGGAAGCACCCGAATCCGTAAAATCGGAACTGGTGAAAATAAACAAACGGCAGGACGATATTATCCGCTTCATCCGACACTACGAGGAAGAGCAATTAACCCCGATGATACGAACCGCCAACTCTATTGTAGTTCGGTTTGATACTATCGGCAAATCATTGAAAACACTTCTTCTTACATGGCTGGAAGCTAATCAAGGAAAACAAACAGCCGTACTGCAAAAGGTAAGTGAACAGTTCGGAAAACATGCCGATGTAATCAACCAGCAGGGAAAGCAACTTAACGCACTGTATCAGATACACCAACGGGATTATAAGAAGTTGTTTCAACTGATACAACTCTATTCGGAGTTATCCGCTTGTGGAGTAATGGATAGTAAACTGAAAGAGAACCTAAAGGCGGAGATTGTCAATCTGATAAACATATAG
- a CDS encoding helix-turn-helix domain-containing protein, with amino-acid sequence MYIDNENFDKWMERLSKKLSEIGQDLKSFINIDNVLDENDKILDNQDLAFLLKVSFRTLQRYRASGKLPYFTISHKTYYCAADIRAFIQENADSKTYERFKKENELDKQTEAKQDG; translated from the coding sequence ATGTATATAGACAACGAAAACTTCGACAAGTGGATGGAACGATTGTCGAAAAAGCTCTCCGAAATCGGGCAAGACCTAAAATCTTTTATCAATATCGACAATGTACTGGACGAGAACGATAAGATACTCGACAATCAGGATTTAGCTTTCCTGCTGAAAGTATCTTTCCGAACCCTGCAACGCTATCGGGCAAGTGGCAAACTTCCTTACTTTACGATAAGTCATAAGACCTATTATTGTGCTGCTGACATCCGGGCATTTATTCAAGAAAATGCCGATAGCAAGACCTACGAACGGTTCAAAAAGGAAAACGAACTCGATAAGCAAACCGAAGCAAAACAGGACGGGTAA